Proteins from a genomic interval of Candidatus Edwardsbacteria bacterium:
- a CDS encoding slipin family protein, with amino-acid sequence MTGYIVLIIFVLFILVNTFKILREYERGVIFRLGRYAGTRGPGLIILIPMFEKMVKVTLRTIALDVPAQEVITKDNVSVKVNAVMYFQVFQPDKAIIAVEDFMYATSQMGQTTLRSILGEHELDDLLSNREKINQMLQKILDERTDPWGIKVQAVEVKDVDLPETMRRAMAKQAEAERERRAKVIHADGEFQASTKLKDAADVMAVQPVTIQLRYLQTLTEIATEKNSTIIFPLPIDFLKYFMHQDDKKS; translated from the coding sequence ATGACAGGTTACATTGTTCTAATTATCTTCGTGCTGTTCATTCTGGTCAATACCTTCAAGATCCTGCGGGAATACGAACGGGGAGTGATATTCCGCTTGGGCCGCTACGCAGGCACCCGCGGCCCCGGACTGATCATCCTGATCCCGATGTTCGAAAAGATGGTCAAGGTAACCCTGCGCACCATCGCCTTAGACGTGCCGGCCCAGGAGGTGATCACCAAGGACAACGTTTCGGTAAAGGTGAACGCCGTGATGTACTTCCAGGTGTTCCAGCCCGACAAGGCCATCATTGCGGTGGAGGATTTCATGTACGCCACCAGCCAAATGGGCCAGACCACCCTGCGCTCCATCCTGGGCGAGCACGAACTGGACGACCTGCTCTCCAACCGGGAGAAGATCAACCAGATGCTGCAGAAGATACTTGATGAGCGGACGGATCCCTGGGGCATTAAGGTCCAGGCGGTGGAGGTCAAGGATGTGGATCTGCCTGAAACCATGCGGCGGGCCATGGCCAAGCAGGCCGAGGCCGAGCGCGAGCGCCGGGCCAAGGTGATCCACGCCGACGGCGAATTCCAGGCCTCGACCAAGTTGAAGGACGCAGCCGACGTGATGGCGGTACAGCCGGTCACCATCCAGTTGCGCTACCTGCAGACCCTGACCGAGATCGCCACCGAGAAGAACTCTACCATCATCTTCCCGTTGCCGATAGACTTCCTCAAGTACTTCATGCACCAGGACGACAAGAAATCATAA
- a CDS encoding carboxypeptidase regulatory-like domain-containing protein, with product MKKRALLSLGMAWCLAGLITGSALCQEAAKGTISGAIKDRDVGTPMKGMITFPGTDVPGVMSDSAGRYQAELAPGDYKVHIYANGYRWIERKITVTAGQAEKWDLTLKRRVVEVSGIVSDSASGRPLKALISITGSQSLQTESQAGDGGYRAEVKPGNYQIMFTAPGYPPASRSLSLRDKLPQKLDVKLSGQNTSASGKWQVFAGGGVIKLMGGVTSDADYGYMIRVGGGMDVGHGIMAGLSLGFGGNKLMENIWEPNYQLYQNSYINIEAEGRYKFSFWEKATPYVLVSAGVLSWQNNYDGAVYIDPATGEEQKAVSPIFRGGAGIEYCLTPKIFLWGQGRGGMFLPGDKITSGSYVKPNLLAEGSLGAGYRF from the coding sequence ATGAAAAAAAGAGCGTTGTTGTCGCTGGGGATGGCGTGGTGCCTGGCCGGGCTGATTACCGGTTCGGCGCTTTGTCAGGAAGCAGCCAAAGGAACCATCTCTGGGGCCATCAAGGACCGCGATGTCGGTACCCCCATGAAGGGCATGATAACCTTTCCCGGCACCGACGTTCCAGGGGTGATGAGCGATTCGGCAGGGCGCTACCAGGCGGAACTGGCTCCGGGCGACTACAAGGTCCACATCTATGCCAACGGATACCGCTGGATAGAAAGAAAGATAACGGTTACCGCCGGCCAGGCCGAGAAGTGGGACCTGACCCTTAAGCGCAGGGTGGTCGAGGTTTCGGGAATCGTCAGCGATTCGGCCAGCGGTCGTCCGCTGAAAGCCCTGATCAGCATCACAGGGTCACAGTCACTGCAGACCGAAAGTCAGGCCGGGGACGGCGGATACCGGGCGGAAGTGAAGCCGGGAAACTACCAGATCATGTTTACCGCACCCGGCTATCCCCCGGCCAGCCGCAGCTTGAGCCTCAGGGACAAGCTGCCGCAAAAGCTTGATGTCAAACTGTCCGGCCAAAATACCTCTGCTTCCGGCAAGTGGCAGGTGTTTGCCGGCGGCGGGGTCATCAAACTGATGGGAGGAGTAACCTCCGATGCGGATTACGGCTACATGATCAGGGTAGGCGGAGGGATGGATGTCGGACACGGCATCATGGCCGGACTGAGCCTGGGGTTCGGGGGCAACAAACTCATGGAAAACATCTGGGAGCCCAATTACCAGCTTTATCAAAATAGTTATATCAACATCGAAGCCGAGGGCCGTTACAAATTCTCCTTCTGGGAGAAAGCCACCCCTTACGTTTTGGTCAGCGCCGGTGTTTTATCTTGGCAAAACAACTACGACGGTGCGGTTTATATCGATCCGGCTACCGGAGAGGAACAAAAGGCCGTCAGTCCCATTTTCCGGGGCGGGGCCGGCATTGAATATTGCCTTACTCCGAAGATATTTCTCTGGGGCCAGGGGCGGGGCGGAATGTTCCTTCCCGGGGATAAGATCACTTCGGGATCTTATGTAAAGCCCAACCTTCTGGCCGAGGGCTCGCTGGGGGCGGGGTACCGGTTCTAG
- a CDS encoding ribosome maturation factor RimP, with protein sequence MNDKISAEEVIAKIKEIAQPLADEMGLELVDVEFKVGGDFLRVFIDRPGQGVAMEDCSGLSRRISAELDVNDPITHPYRLEVSSPGLDRPLKRAEDFIRYAGKPAKVVISQPLNGQNTFIGRIGEIQNGMVKISLQDQEAVWLPLAQIKKARLEVEFKKT encoded by the coding sequence GTGAACGATAAAATATCAGCCGAAGAGGTCATCGCCAAAATAAAAGAGATTGCCCAACCTCTGGCTGATGAGATGGGGCTGGAGCTGGTGGACGTGGAATTCAAGGTCGGCGGTGATTTTCTAAGAGTGTTCATAGACCGGCCCGGCCAGGGCGTCGCCATGGAGGATTGCAGCGGCCTGTCGCGCCGGATCTCGGCCGAGCTGGATGTCAACGACCCTATTACCCACCCCTATCGTTTGGAGGTATCCTCCCCCGGTTTGGACCGGCCGTTGAAGAGGGCGGAAGATTTCATTCGCTATGCCGGCAAGCCGGCCAAGGTAGTCATTAGCCAGCCCCTGAACGGCCAGAATACATTCATCGGGCGCATCGGCGAGATCCAGAACGGAATGGTCAAGATCAGCTTGCAGGACCAGGAAGCGGTCTGGCTGCCGCTGGCCCAGATAAAAAAAGCCCGGTTGGAAGTGGAATTTAAAAAGACCTAA
- the radC gene encoding DNA repair protein RadC encodes MDNKELKAGHRQRLKEKFRKAGGDGLHDYELLELLLTYALPRRDVKPLAKELITRFGGLSGVLDASPEELDKVKRLSQGSGILIKLNKAIIEYYMTNEMASRDVLSSPQTVLNFAKAKLAGLPNEVFLCIYLNTKNEVLKHNIINQGTVDKAAVYPRRIIKEALDCHAAGLILVHNHPSGHCQPSPEDKALTDSIISVAKTMDIRVLDHLIVGRLGHFSFAEKNLI; translated from the coding sequence ATGGATAATAAAGAATTAAAGGCTGGCCACCGCCAGAGGTTGAAGGAAAAATTCCGTAAAGCCGGCGGAGACGGCCTGCACGACTACGAACTGCTGGAGCTGTTATTGACCTATGCCTTGCCCCGGCGCGATGTCAAACCCCTGGCCAAGGAACTGATCACAAGATTCGGCGGACTCTCCGGGGTGCTGGATGCCTCTCCGGAGGAACTGGATAAGGTAAAAAGGTTAAGCCAGGGCTCCGGCATTCTGATAAAATTGAACAAAGCGATTATCGAATATTACATGACCAACGAGATGGCATCAAGAGATGTGCTTTCGTCTCCCCAGACGGTGCTTAATTTTGCCAAGGCCAAACTGGCCGGCTTGCCGAATGAAGTTTTTTTGTGCATCTACCTCAACACCAAGAACGAGGTACTGAAGCACAACATAATAAACCAGGGGACGGTGGACAAGGCGGCAGTCTATCCTCGCCGGATCATCAAGGAAGCTTTGGACTGCCATGCGGCCGGACTGATCCTGGTGCATAACCATCCCAGCGGCCACTGCCAGCCTTCGCCGGAGGACAAGGCCTTGACCGATTCCATCATCAGCGTGGCCAAGACCATGGATATCCGGGTGCTGGACCATCTGATAGTGGGCAGGCTGGGGCATTTCAGTTTTGCCGAAAAGAATTTAATATAA
- a CDS encoding winged helix DNA-binding domain-containing protein: MNKISLQQAKALNLQKQLLDDSASLHGKDGVYLAIDKLGYVQIDTINIIERAHHVALNARVSDYHQQCLHQLQKDDRKIFEYWAHAASYLPMKDYRYYISHMQGKRSKYISSWIKGKKHIIDRVKKRVAEEGPLSGSDFEGRNKHQGVWWDWKPEKMALEVLFLRGELMVSERKNFRRIYDLTERVLPSGLDISIPGEREEKHFFIKRALGSMGLATEGDIDKYMHITGRMSRWLKELEESGEIVQIFIEGLPKKYFILTEDLAGIDEKSKGGKHKVHLLSPFDNLIILRNRIKEIFDFDYTLECYAPAIKRKYGYFSLPILWKGDLVGRLDPKADRKDKQLIINSLFIEKRMADMDEFLPTLAKSLKEFATFNKCDEISLIKTYPAKYQQAITMKLI; encoded by the coding sequence ATGAATAAAATATCATTACAACAAGCCAAAGCTCTCAACCTGCAAAAGCAATTGCTGGACGATTCCGCATCCCTGCACGGCAAGGACGGTGTTTATCTGGCCATTGATAAGCTGGGCTATGTTCAGATAGACACCATCAATATTATCGAGCGGGCGCATCATGTGGCTCTTAATGCCAGGGTCAGCGATTACCATCAGCAGTGTCTCCATCAATTGCAAAAAGACGATCGCAAGATTTTCGAATACTGGGCCCATGCCGCCAGTTATCTACCGATGAAGGATTACCGCTACTACATCTCCCACATGCAGGGGAAGCGCAGTAAGTACATTTCGTCCTGGATAAAGGGAAAGAAGCATATAATCGACCGGGTGAAAAAACGGGTGGCCGAAGAGGGCCCGCTTTCCGGAAGCGATTTCGAAGGTCGGAACAAACACCAGGGCGTGTGGTGGGACTGGAAGCCGGAGAAGATGGCACTGGAGGTGCTGTTCCTGCGGGGCGAATTGATGGTCAGCGAAAGAAAAAACTTCCGGAGGATATACGACCTGACCGAGCGGGTGCTGCCCTCCGGCCTGGACATCTCAATACCCGGCGAGCGGGAGGAGAAGCATTTCTTTATCAAGCGGGCACTGGGCTCCATGGGCCTTGCCACCGAAGGCGACATAGACAAGTACATGCACATCACCGGCCGGATGAGCAGATGGCTGAAAGAACTGGAAGAAAGCGGAGAGATAGTCCAGATATTCATCGAGGGCCTGCCTAAAAAATATTTCATTTTAACAGAAGACCTGGCCGGGATTGATGAAAAATCGAAAGGTGGCAAGCACAAGGTTCATCTGTTGTCGCCATTTGATAATCTGATCATCCTGCGGAACCGCATCAAAGAGATATTCGATTTCGATTATACATTAGAGTGCTACGCCCCGGCCATTAAAAGGAAATACGGCTATTTCAGTCTGCCGATATTATGGAAAGGCGACCTGGTGGGCCGGCTGGACCCCAAGGCCGACCGGAAGGACAAACAGCTTATTATCAATTCGCTGTTCATCGAGAAAAGGATGGCCGATATGGATGAGTTCCTCCCGACTCTGGCCAAAAGCCTGAAAGAATTTGCCACCTTCAATAAATGCGATGAAATTTCCTTGATCAAAACCTATCCGGCAAAATATCAACAGGCCATTACTATGAAGCTTATATGA
- a CDS encoding response regulator has translation METYTILVVEDEANMARLLEFQLRKVGYQVIQARDGQDGLQVAKEKQVNLILTDIMMPMMDGYELCRAVKKSPDLKHLPVLMLSAKIDRASIIHGYAVGAARYLTKPLKREELYKGIDLRLKYATKARSMLARKAKEWSGKLSVVNIFKLLELFSIGGWTGRIEITNVEGQHGCLHINQGAIEHCSLEGQINLFNIFVVLSWEQGSFEATRY, from the coding sequence ATGGAAACTTATACCATACTGGTGGTCGAGGATGAAGCCAATATGGCCCGGCTTCTGGAATTTCAACTGCGGAAGGTTGGCTACCAGGTGATCCAGGCCCGCGACGGCCAGGACGGCTTGCAGGTCGCCAAAGAGAAACAGGTGAACCTGATCCTGACAGACATCATGATGCCGATGATGGACGGCTACGAACTGTGCCGGGCCGTCAAGAAGAGCCCCGATCTGAAGCACCTCCCGGTGCTGATGCTTTCGGCCAAGATAGACCGGGCCAGCATCATCCACGGTTATGCGGTGGGCGCCGCCCGTTATCTGACCAAGCCCCTCAAAAGGGAGGAGCTTTACAAGGGCATTGACCTGCGGCTAAAATACGCCACCAAGGCCCGATCCATGTTGGCCCGCAAGGCCAAGGAGTGGTCCGGAAAATTATCGGTGGTCAATATATTCAAACTGCTGGAACTGTTCTCTATCGGAGGCTGGACCGGCCGCATCGAAATAACTAATGTCGAGGGCCAGCACGGCTGCCTGCATATAAATCAGGGGGCCATAGAGCACTGCAGCCTGGAGGGACAGATCAACCTGTTCAATATATTCGTGGTGCTGTCCTGGGAACAGGGCTCCTTTGAGGCCACCCGGTACTGA
- a CDS encoding DNA alkylation repair protein, whose amino-acid sequence METVKRDKYLKSIRRDLAISSDEKYRCAIQVFFKEGIKLYGVRTPLVRKISQKYYAAIKDRPKNDIFKLCDQLLESGLSEERTIAFDWAYRLRKRYQPGDFARFEKWLKKYAPDWGGVDDLCTHALGYFLFNHPEFINNVRAWTKSPKWWMRRASAVALIYGLRRGVFLKDAFKTADILLLDKEDLVQKGYGWMLKVAGDRHQKEIFDYVIKNKKKMPRTALRYAIEKFPEALRQKALSK is encoded by the coding sequence ATGGAAACCGTGAAAAGGGATAAATATTTAAAATCCATCAGGCGTGATCTGGCGATCAGCAGCGATGAAAAATACCGCTGCGCCATCCAGGTCTTTTTCAAAGAGGGGATCAAACTATACGGGGTCAGGACCCCGCTGGTCCGAAAGATCTCCCAGAAATATTACGCCGCCATCAAGGACCGCCCCAAGAACGATATTTTCAAACTGTGCGATCAACTGCTGGAATCCGGCCTCAGCGAGGAGCGGACCATTGCCTTTGACTGGGCTTACCGATTAAGAAAGAGATATCAGCCCGGCGATTTCGCCAGGTTCGAAAAATGGCTAAAAAAATACGCCCCGGACTGGGGCGGGGTGGACGATCTCTGTACTCATGCTTTGGGTTATTTTTTGTTCAATCATCCCGAGTTTATCAATAATGTCCGGGCTTGGACCAAGTCGCCTAAATGGTGGATGCGGCGGGCCTCGGCCGTGGCCCTGATCTACGGCCTGCGCCGGGGCGTTTTCCTTAAGGATGCCTTCAAGACGGCGGATATTCTTCTATTGGACAAAGAGGACCTGGTGCAGAAGGGATACGGCTGGATGCTGAAGGTGGCTGGCGATAGGCATCAAAAAGAAATTTTTGATTACGTGATCAAGAACAAAAAGAAAATGCCCAGAACGGCCCTGAGATACGCCATTGAGAAATTCCCGGAGGCTTTAAGGCAAAAGGCTTTGTCTAAGTAG
- a CDS encoding MGMT family protein produces the protein MTFSSQIISIIKRIPPGKVATYGQIAALAGNPRGARAVIWILHSSSGKEKLPWHRVINGKGQISLKPGHGYEEQRAMLESEGVEFSLAGTIDLEKYQWKP, from the coding sequence ATGACCTTCTCCTCCCAAATAATCTCCATCATCAAACGTATCCCGCCCGGCAAGGTGGCCACCTATGGGCAGATAGCGGCCCTGGCCGGCAACCCCCGCGGGGCCCGGGCGGTGATCTGGATACTGCACTCCAGTTCCGGCAAGGAGAAACTCCCCTGGCACCGGGTGATAAACGGCAAGGGGCAGATATCCCTGAAGCCCGGCCATGGCTACGAGGAACAGCGGGCCATGCTGGAGAGCGAAGGGGTGGAATTCAGCCTGGCCGGAACGATAGACCTGGAAAAATACCAATGGAAACCGTGA
- the nusA gene encoding transcription termination factor NusA produces the protein MSNLDVIEALGEIARRKNLSKEFVIETLKMGLLQACKKRFGTSENIFVELEDDTGEIGIFAKKVVAEEILDPALEISAEDAAEYIDDPQPGDEVEVILPFEEFGRMAIQATKQILFQKVREAEREQVFKDFSGKVGDIVTGTVQQISRDDILVSLDRTEAVLPYSEQIRSERYQQGRTVRAVVLDVAKTIKGPQVILSRSHPDFVKRLFMQEVPETKEGLVEIKAVAREAGDRTKVAVHSNEAKVDAVGAFVGLKGARVQTVVRELSGEKIDIVSWSSDPALFVARALSPAKGLEAFPEPEERRVIVICPDDQYSLAIGKRGQNVRLAAKLTGWRIDVMTDSQYQERFEALAQVQLPMEELIISDKIKAKLKEAGLDTVEKVIESGEDGLTSIDGIGAKTAEKVLSAAKEAKDAQLMHFDEKNAPAEPADQPAPDQPASEEDPTPAEPTGEEEPAKAEKNPAEESGSDGKEESDNDDEQHQAGEPTERQE, from the coding sequence GTGTCCAACCTAGACGTAATCGAAGCCCTGGGCGAGATCGCCAGGCGCAAGAACCTGAGCAAGGAATTCGTTATCGAGACCCTTAAGATGGGCCTACTGCAGGCCTGCAAAAAGCGGTTCGGCACCTCGGAGAACATCTTCGTGGAGCTGGAGGACGATACCGGGGAGATCGGTATTTTTGCCAAGAAGGTGGTGGCAGAAGAGATCCTCGATCCGGCCCTGGAGATCTCCGCCGAGGATGCCGCCGAATATATCGACGACCCCCAGCCGGGCGATGAGGTGGAGGTGATCCTGCCGTTCGAAGAGTTCGGACGGATGGCCATCCAGGCCACCAAACAGATACTTTTCCAGAAGGTGCGGGAGGCCGAGCGGGAACAGGTGTTCAAGGATTTCTCCGGCAAGGTGGGGGACATCGTTACCGGGACGGTCCAGCAGATCAGCCGGGACGACATCCTGGTCAGCCTGGATCGCACCGAGGCCGTTCTGCCGTATTCCGAGCAGATCCGTTCCGAGCGCTACCAGCAGGGGCGCACCGTCAGGGCGGTGGTCCTGGACGTGGCCAAGACCATCAAAGGGCCGCAGGTGATATTGTCGCGCAGCCATCCCGATTTTGTCAAACGGCTGTTCATGCAGGAGGTGCCGGAGACCAAAGAGGGCCTGGTGGAGATAAAGGCCGTTGCCCGCGAGGCGGGCGACCGGACCAAAGTGGCGGTGCACTCCAACGAAGCCAAGGTGGACGCGGTGGGGGCTTTTGTGGGGCTCAAGGGCGCCAGGGTTCAGACGGTGGTCAGGGAACTGTCGGGCGAGAAGATAGATATTGTGTCCTGGTCTTCGGATCCGGCGTTGTTCGTAGCCCGGGCCCTTTCTCCGGCCAAGGGGCTGGAGGCCTTCCCCGAGCCTGAGGAGAGGCGGGTGATAGTGATCTGCCCCGACGACCAGTATTCGCTGGCCATCGGCAAGAGAGGGCAGAATGTCCGTCTGGCGGCCAAGTTGACCGGCTGGCGGATAGACGTGATGACCGATAGCCAGTATCAGGAGAGGTTCGAGGCTCTGGCCCAGGTGCAGCTTCCGATGGAAGAACTGATCATCTCCGACAAGATCAAGGCCAAACTCAAGGAGGCCGGGCTGGATACGGTGGAGAAGGTGATAGAATCTGGCGAGGATGGCCTGACCAGTATCGATGGCATAGGCGCCAAGACAGCCGAGAAGGTGCTGTCCGCCGCCAAGGAGGCTAAGGACGCCCAGCTGATGCATTTTGACGAGAAGAACGCCCCGGCTGAGCCCGCCGATCAGCCGGCCCCGGACCAGCCAGCGAGTGAGGAAGACCCAACCCCGGCCGAGCCTACCGGCGAGGAAGAACCGGCCAAAGCCGAGAAGAATCCAGCCGAAGAATCCGGCAGCGACGGAAAAGAAGAATCCGACAATGATGATGAACAGCACCAGGCCGGAGAACCAACGGAACGGCAGGAATAG
- the infB gene encoding translation initiation factor IF-2, with translation MAETKKTTKTTKKTAKAAVVKEAVKKIEVVKKAEVVKKKPVAKKKAETAKPAKEVKVFEAAKDLKISADALLSMLNELNFNIKSRMSLVTKDMLESVKLKFEEEKEAVKQQQQQKKKIQEKKEATVKAEAKVAVEEAPPIIVSRVAAVSGAKPIMRRPVPPRPVVHKPVITKIVPTPIDYPKEMTTPYPKPPAEEYALGKRKRKRKRKKQKDKKLPVDHVAIAATVRQTMAAIERGKARRSYKDKDRGDAPGEAVDEKVVKLPEYSSVADLAQAIGAKPGEVIAKALGLGLMVTINQRLDLDTLATIADEFDYVLEEQDEFNQPEEKDDEKLSPENLKPRPPVVTVMGHVDHGKTTLLDTIRKTDVAGGEHGSITQHIGAYEVKISNGSITFLDTPGHEAFTAMRARGAQVTDIVILVVAATEGLMPQTREAIDHAQAAKVPIIVAINKMDLPKADSNQVKQELSKVGLLVEDWGGKTIAVEVSAKTGLNVEKLLEMVLLQADLLELQANPDCPAKGTVIESRLDKGKGILATVLVQQGTLEKGQPFVAGLYSGRVRAMYDEHGKQILKAGPSSAVLVQGFEGAPMAGDSFQVYQIESDAKEMANRRQQLKREHEFRPAKKVTLEGIYDQIQEGEIQELKLVIKGDMAGSIEAIGDSLFKMSNDKVKLVVIHKGVGAINESDVRLAQASNAIIIGFHVRPEERARELAENEGVEIRMYNIIYDALEDLQKAQKGMLAPVFKEAVQGRVEVRETYKISGVGTIAGCQVLSGTIARSHKVRLIRDNVEVYNGKFASLKRFKDDVREVQTGFECGLGLDQFNDIKVGDIVETYIIEEIKQE, from the coding sequence ATGGCAGAGACTAAGAAAACTACCAAGACCACCAAGAAGACAGCCAAGGCAGCCGTGGTGAAAGAAGCAGTCAAGAAGATAGAAGTGGTCAAAAAGGCGGAAGTGGTCAAGAAGAAACCCGTTGCCAAAAAGAAAGCCGAGACCGCCAAACCGGCCAAGGAGGTGAAGGTTTTTGAGGCGGCCAAGGATCTGAAGATATCGGCCGATGCACTGCTGTCCATGCTCAACGAGCTCAATTTCAACATCAAGAGCCGGATGAGCCTGGTCACCAAGGATATGCTGGAGTCTGTCAAGCTGAAGTTCGAAGAGGAGAAGGAAGCGGTCAAGCAGCAGCAACAGCAGAAGAAGAAGATCCAGGAGAAAAAAGAAGCCACGGTCAAAGCCGAGGCCAAGGTGGCGGTGGAGGAGGCCCCCCCGATCATTGTATCAAGGGTTGCGGCGGTTTCGGGCGCTAAGCCGATAATGAGAAGACCGGTGCCGCCCAGGCCGGTGGTGCACAAACCGGTGATCACCAAGATCGTGCCCACCCCCATAGATTATCCCAAGGAAATGACCACCCCCTATCCCAAGCCGCCGGCGGAAGAGTATGCGCTGGGAAAACGAAAAAGAAAACGCAAGCGGAAAAAACAGAAAGATAAAAAGCTGCCGGTTGATCACGTGGCCATTGCCGCAACAGTCAGGCAGACCATGGCCGCCATCGAAAGAGGCAAAGCCCGCAGGTCTTATAAAGACAAGGACCGGGGGGATGCGCCGGGAGAGGCGGTTGACGAAAAGGTTGTTAAACTACCGGAATATTCTTCAGTGGCCGATCTGGCCCAGGCCATAGGGGCAAAGCCGGGAGAGGTGATTGCCAAGGCATTGGGGCTGGGCTTGATGGTCACCATCAACCAGCGGCTGGACCTGGACACCCTGGCCACCATCGCCGATGAATTCGATTATGTGCTGGAAGAACAGGATGAATTCAACCAGCCGGAGGAGAAGGATGATGAAAAACTTTCCCCGGAAAACCTGAAGCCGCGGCCTCCGGTGGTAACGGTGATGGGCCACGTGGATCACGGCAAGACCACCCTGCTGGACACCATCCGCAAGACCGATGTGGCCGGCGGGGAGCACGGCAGCATCACTCAGCATATCGGCGCCTATGAGGTGAAAATAAGCAATGGCTCGATAACTTTTCTGGACACCCCGGGTCACGAGGCCTTTACCGCCATGCGGGCCAGGGGCGCCCAGGTGACCGATATCGTCATTTTGGTGGTGGCCGCCACCGAGGGGCTGATGCCCCAGACCAGGGAGGCCATTGATCATGCCCAGGCCGCCAAGGTGCCCATTATCGTGGCCATCAACAAAATGGACCTGCCCAAGGCCGATTCCAACCAGGTCAAGCAGGAGCTTTCCAAGGTCGGTTTATTGGTGGAGGACTGGGGGGGCAAGACCATCGCCGTGGAGGTTTCGGCCAAAACCGGACTCAACGTGGAGAAACTACTGGAGATGGTGCTGCTGCAGGCCGACCTGCTGGAGCTGCAGGCCAACCCCGACTGCCCGGCCAAGGGAACGGTGATAGAGTCCCGGCTGGACAAGGGCAAGGGCATTCTGGCCACGGTTCTGGTTCAGCAGGGCACCCTGGAGAAGGGCCAGCCCTTCGTGGCCGGTCTGTACAGCGGCCGGGTGAGGGCCATGTATGACGAGCACGGCAAGCAGATCCTTAAAGCCGGACCATCCAGCGCGGTGCTGGTGCAGGGCTTTGAGGGGGCCCCCATGGCCGGCGATTCCTTCCAGGTCTACCAGATTGAATCGGATGCCAAGGAGATGGCCAACCGCCGTCAGCAGCTGAAGCGGGAGCATGAGTTCCGTCCCGCCAAGAAGGTCACCCTGGAGGGTATCTACGACCAGATCCAGGAGGGCGAGATTCAGGAGCTGAAGCTGGTGATCAAGGGCGACATGGCCGGCTCCATCGAGGCCATCGGCGATTCGTTGTTCAAGATGTCCAACGACAAGGTCAAGCTGGTGGTCATCCACAAGGGGGTGGGCGCCATCAACGAGTCCGACGTCCGGCTGGCCCAGGCCTCCAATGCCATCATCATTGGCTTCCATGTCAGGCCCGAGGAGCGGGCCCGGGAGCTGGCTGAGAACGAGGGGGTGGAGATCCGCATGTATAACATCATCTATGATGCCCTGGAGGACCTGCAGAAGGCCCAGAAGGGGATGCTGGCCCCGGTGTTCAAGGAAGCGGTGCAGGGCCGGGTGGAGGTGCGGGAGACCTACAAGATATCCGGGGTGGGCACTATCGCCGGCTGCCAGGTACTGTCCGGGACCATCGCCCGCTCCCACAAGGTCCGTCTTATAAGGGACAACGTGGAGGTGTACAACGGGAAATTCGCCTCGCTCAAGCGCTTCAAGGACGATGTCCGCGAGGTGCAGACCGGCTTCGAGTGCGGCCTGGGGCTGGACCAGTTCAACGACATCAAAGTGGGCGACATAGTGGAGACCTATATCATAGAAGAGATAAAACAGGAATAG
- a CDS encoding four helix bundle protein — translation MNSTKSFSDLIVWQKLYKLCVEVYKVSKEFPSQENFGLISQIRRCSVSIPSNIAEGYARKNRKEYIQFLYTANGSLAELQTQLMLSKDIGYLKVNDFTGLYSLSQEVGRMLWKMIVGLRQKEP, via the coding sequence ATGAACAGTACAAAAAGCTTCTCCGATCTGATAGTGTGGCAAAAGTTATACAAATTATGTGTTGAGGTCTATAAAGTATCCAAGGAGTTTCCCAGCCAGGAAAACTTCGGTTTAATCTCACAAATCAGGAGATGTTCGGTTTCTATCCCCTCAAATATTGCCGAGGGTTATGCACGTAAAAACCGCAAGGAATATATCCAATTCTTATATACAGCAAACGGTTCATTGGCAGAACTGCAGACACAATTGATGCTTTCGAAAGATATAGGCTATTTAAAGGTAAATGATTTTACCGGCTTATATTCTCTATCGCAGGAGGTCGGCAGAATGCTTTGGAAAATGATAGTTGGCCTGAGACAAAAAGAACCTTAA